One Beggiatoa leptomitoformis DNA segment encodes these proteins:
- a CDS encoding DUF3301 domain-containing protein, with amino-acid sequence MMANSLFLLILLAAIVWYWFDSQRSHEKAVSICRKLCQQYELQLLDDTVVQRKLGLSRRADGWLQLKRTYFFEFFAGGDNRAEGVLVLNGERLEMFELSNHTERTFIG; translated from the coding sequence ATGATGGCAAACTCTTTATTTCTTCTTATTCTCCTTGCGGCTATTGTTTGGTACTGGTTTGACAGTCAGCGCAGCCATGAAAAGGCGGTGTCAATCTGTCGTAAACTTTGTCAACAGTATGAATTACAACTTCTTGATGATACGGTTGTGCAACGTAAACTGGGCTTGAGTCGTCGTGCAGATGGTTGGTTGCAGTTAAAGCGAACTTATTTTTTTGAGTTTTTTGCAGGTGGCGATAATCGTGCTGAGGGTGTATTGGTTCTTAATGGTGAACGGCTTGAAATGTTTGAGTTATCAAATCACACAGAACGCACTTTTATCGGCTAA
- a CDS encoding SDR family oxidoreductase, translated as MNPSNQRTVLVTGCSSGIGYCVAKGLLARGYRVFATARRAEDIARLQAEGLETLLLDLNDSVSIQHAVTQLLSQTGGKLYGLFNNAAYGQPGAVEDLSRQALREQFETNLFGTHELTTLVLPVMRRQGEGRIIHNSSILGMVAMPMRGAYNASKFALEGLTDTLRIELQGTNIGVSLIEPGPIRSRFRANAFAMYKKHINPTNSPHQAHYQQAEARLQKQGDAAPFTLPPEAVLKRVIHALEAKQPQIRYYVTIPTYFLTTLKRLLPYRVMDWIIRRLPA; from the coding sequence ATGAATCCATCTAATCAGCGCACGGTGTTAGTCACGGGCTGTTCTAGCGGTATTGGTTATTGTGTCGCGAAAGGGCTTTTAGCACGGGGTTATCGGGTGTTTGCAACGGCTCGCCGCGCTGAAGATATTGCACGTTTACAAGCAGAAGGTTTGGAAACGCTATTGTTGGATTTAAATGATTCAGTTTCCATTCAACACGCTGTCACGCAGTTGTTAAGTCAAACCGGTGGAAAGCTTTATGGTTTGTTTAATAATGCTGCTTATGGTCAACCCGGTGCGGTGGAGGACTTGAGCCGTCAGGCATTACGTGAGCAGTTTGAAACTAATTTGTTTGGTACGCATGAATTGACTACGTTAGTGTTGCCCGTGATGCGTCGTCAAGGAGAAGGGCGGATTATTCATAACAGCTCTATTTTGGGAATGGTTGCTATGCCCATGCGGGGTGCATATAACGCCTCTAAATTTGCGCTAGAAGGGCTTACAGATACACTGCGTATAGAGTTGCAGGGGACAAATATCGGTGTTTCTTTAATAGAACCCGGTCCTATCCGCAGTCGGTTTCGCGCCAATGCCTTTGCGATGTATAAAAAACATATCAATCCCACTAACAGCCCGCATCAAGCGCATTATCAGCAGGCAGAAGCGCGCTTACAAAAACAAGGGGATGCAGCTCCGTTTACCTTGCCACCTGAAGCGGTGTTAAAACGGGTCATTCATGCTTTGGAAGCTAAACAGCCGCAAATTCGTTATTATGTGACGATACCCACTTATTTTTTAACGACGTTAAAACGGTTATTGCCTTATCGGGTGATGGATTGGATTATTCGACGCTTACCTGCTTAA